A single region of the Desulfovibrio desulfuricans DSM 642 genome encodes:
- a CDS encoding glycosyl hydrolase family 18 protein: protein MKYLRSAVYAGLLALCCSVPAMAADAWVADWDMPNGLAELRQGNFKNALMFAAYFDRQGRPFLTDDMKKALRGGLAASLGQSSNKAQGVFLSVVNDVVEAPGKSVQKDPSLVSRLMATDASRAAHRSDLLALLAAYPFTGLELDYERVSMDDWPRLLQFAQELSATLAAQGRKLRLVMEPKQKYLQGNLPAGPQYVVMAYNLHGGHNGPGAKADDAFLRQLAQWCAHWPVKPGLALSAGGFAWTGRGVVDLTERKATAWAQGAGIQPKRDPASHALYFKAADNTPGSPLLAKGGTNGSVCEIWYADGETLAHWADVGRSLGFGDVSLWRLGGNTPESLAKISGK from the coding sequence ATGAAATATCTGCGTTCTGCCGTTTATGCGGGTCTGCTTGCGTTGTGCTGCTCGGTTCCGGCCATGGCAGCGGATGCCTGGGTGGCGGATTGGGACATGCCCAACGGGCTTGCAGAACTGCGCCAGGGCAACTTTAAAAACGCGCTCATGTTTGCCGCGTATTTTGACAGGCAGGGCAGGCCCTTCCTCACCGATGACATGAAAAAGGCCCTGCGCGGCGGGCTTGCCGCCTCACTGGGCCAAAGCTCCAACAAGGCGCAGGGCGTGTTTCTTTCTGTCGTTAACGATGTGGTTGAAGCCCCCGGCAAATCTGTGCAAAAAGATCCCTCCCTTGTGAGCAGGCTCATGGCCACGGATGCCAGCCGCGCCGCGCACCGCAGCGATCTGCTGGCCCTGCTGGCGGCTTATCCCTTTACCGGGCTGGAGCTTGATTACGAAAGGGTGAGCATGGATGACTGGCCCCGGCTGCTGCAATTCGCGCAGGAGCTTTCCGCTACGCTGGCTGCTCAGGGCAGAAAGCTGCGGCTGGTCATGGAACCAAAGCAAAAGTACCTGCAAGGCAATCTGCCCGCAGGCCCGCAGTATGTGGTGATGGCCTATAACCTGCACGGTGGGCACAACGGGCCGGGGGCCAAGGCTGACGATGCCTTTTTGCGCCAGTTGGCCCAATGGTGCGCCCACTGGCCTGTTAAGCCGGGCTTGGCGCTTTCTGCGGGCGGTTTTGCCTGGACGGGCCGGGGCGTTGTGGATCTTACCGAGCGCAAGGCCACCGCATGGGCGCAGGGCGCGGGCATACAGCCCAAGCGCGACCCAGCCAGCCATGCCCTGTACTTTAAGGCGGCAGACAACACGCCCGGCAGCCCCCTGCTTGCAAAAGGGGGCACCAATGGCAGCGTTTGTGAAATCTGGTATGCAGATGGCGAAACCCTTGCGCATTGGGCCGATGTGGGGCGCAGCCTTGGTTTTGGCGATGTGAGTTTGTGGCGGCTTGGCGGCAATACGCCGGAATCTCTGGCTAAAATTTCAGGAAAGTAA
- a CDS encoding transposase, translating into MGRKAFTPEQIIFKLREVEVLVGQGESIALACRKIAVTEQTYYRWRKEYGGMGTEQLKRLKELEKENARLRRAVADLSLEKIILAEA; encoded by the coding sequence ATGGGTCGCAAAGCATTTACTCCAGAGCAAATCATTTTCAAGCTTCGCGAGGTTGAAGTTCTTGTGGGACAAGGCGAAAGCATTGCCCTGGCTTGCCGCAAAATTGCTGTAACCGAGCAAACGTATTATCGATGGCGCAAGGAATATGGAGGCATGGGGACTGAGCAGCTCAAGCGATTGAAAGAACTAGAAAAGGAAAACGCTAGGCTGCGACGAGCCGTCGCTGATTTAAGCCTTGAAAAAATTATTCTTGCGGAGGCG